A section of the Ruania halotolerans genome encodes:
- a CDS encoding helix-turn-helix transcriptional regulator: MRADRLVSLVLLLRQRGRMTADTLARELEVSTRTVLRDIEALSVAGVPVYAERGRYGGFALLPGFRTELTGLNHEEALALLTAGSGHGEQVFGLGSALASAMRKVVDAMPESHRATASDAAARILVDPKADLLSRRLVAEHIPDAVMIEVRRSVLAGHKVRIHYAAPGRPQAWRTVDPIGLVTVREKGYLLATKDGADRTYRLSRIAAAEELPEPAQRPENVDLDRIWQERSTRFRTGGDHVTVLLHLEPARREDLVNTALAILSEEADAAGRLRLEVAFQDSRHAVWALWQFGTDAQALEPQWLREALRERAAALASRYGQSS, encoded by the coding sequence ATGCGGGCCGATCGGTTGGTCTCCCTCGTGCTGCTCCTGCGCCAGCGCGGGCGGATGACGGCGGACACGCTCGCCCGCGAGCTGGAGGTCTCCACCCGCACCGTGTTGCGCGATATCGAGGCGCTCTCCGTGGCCGGCGTTCCGGTCTATGCCGAACGTGGCCGGTATGGCGGTTTCGCGCTACTGCCCGGGTTCCGGACCGAGCTGACCGGGCTGAACCATGAGGAAGCACTCGCCCTGCTGACCGCCGGATCGGGGCACGGTGAGCAGGTGTTCGGGCTCGGTTCGGCGCTGGCTTCGGCCATGCGCAAGGTGGTTGACGCGATGCCGGAGAGCCACCGGGCCACAGCGAGTGATGCCGCTGCGCGAATCCTCGTGGACCCGAAGGCGGATCTGCTCTCCCGCAGACTCGTCGCTGAGCACATTCCGGACGCGGTCATGATCGAGGTCCGCCGTTCTGTGCTCGCCGGCCACAAGGTGCGCATCCACTACGCGGCGCCCGGCCGCCCCCAGGCGTGGCGCACCGTTGACCCGATCGGGCTGGTCACGGTGCGCGAGAAGGGGTACCTGCTCGCCACGAAAGACGGTGCGGACCGCACCTACCGGCTGTCCAGGATCGCCGCGGCCGAGGAGCTCCCCGAACCCGCACAGCGGCCGGAGAACGTTGATCTGGATCGGATCTGGCAGGAGCGCAGCACCCGCTTTCGAACCGGCGGCGATCACGTCACCGTGCTGCTGCACCTCGAGCCCGCGCGGCGGGAGGACCTGGTGAACACCGCACTGGCGATCCTGTCCGAGGAAGCCGACGCGGCCGGCCGGCTGCGGCTGGAGGTGGCCTTCCAGGATTCACGCCACGCCGTCTGGGCGTTGTGGCAGTTCGGCACGGATGCGCAGGCGCTGGAGCCGCAGTGGCTGCGTGAGGCTCTGCGCGAACGGGCCGCCGCGCTGGCGAGCCGCTACGGGCAGTCCTCCTGA
- a CDS encoding RidA family protein gives MERTAINPVTWSAELGFNQGEIVSGATRTLYISGQTAMSEDGRPQHDGEMAAQLALSLDNLEGVLREAGMSLANLVRLNVYTTDVDLLFGHYGELASRLGAAGVAPTTTMLGVTRLAVPGQMVELEGTAVA, from the coding sequence ATCGAGCGAACGGCCATCAACCCGGTGACGTGGTCGGCGGAGCTGGGATTCAACCAGGGTGAGATCGTCTCCGGGGCCACCCGGACCCTCTACATCTCCGGGCAGACCGCAATGAGCGAGGACGGCAGGCCCCAGCATGACGGTGAGATGGCAGCACAGCTGGCGCTGAGCCTCGACAACCTGGAGGGCGTGCTCCGCGAGGCAGGCATGTCGCTTGCGAACCTCGTCCGGCTCAACGTCTACACCACCGACGTCGATCTGCTCTTCGGGCACTATGGCGAGTTGGCTTCGCGGTTGGGTGCCGCCGGGGTGGCACCGACCACCACGATGCTCGGCGTGACCCGGCTGGCCGTCCCTGGCCAGATGGTCGAACTCGAAGGCACTGCCGTCGCGTGA
- a CDS encoding helix-turn-helix domain-containing protein, with protein sequence MDDELDHALDGVGTRLRSLRTERDITLTNLSASTGISVSTLSRLESGTRRPTLELLLPLARAYGVSLDELVDAPPTGDPRIHLKPITQHGMTMLPLTRRPGGIQAYKLVIPAGPVKQPEPKVHEGYEWMYVLNGKLRVILGEHDLVMEPGEAAEFDTRVPHWFGSADGRAVEFLSLFGTQGERAHLRAGPRKKKA encoded by the coding sequence ATGGACGACGAGCTTGACCATGCGCTGGACGGTGTCGGCACCCGCTTGCGGAGCCTGCGCACTGAGCGAGACATCACTTTGACCAATCTGAGCGCGAGTACGGGGATCTCGGTCAGTACGCTTTCCCGCCTGGAGTCAGGCACTCGGCGGCCCACGCTCGAGCTGCTGCTGCCGTTGGCGCGTGCCTACGGGGTGAGCCTGGATGAACTCGTGGACGCGCCGCCCACTGGCGATCCGCGGATTCATCTCAAGCCGATCACCCAGCACGGGATGACGATGCTTCCGCTGACCCGCCGGCCGGGCGGGATCCAGGCGTACAAACTGGTCATCCCCGCTGGACCGGTGAAGCAGCCGGAGCCCAAAGTCCACGAAGGATATGAGTGGATGTACGTGCTCAACGGCAAGCTGCGAGTGATCCTCGGCGAGCACGATCTGGTGATGGAGCCCGGTGAGGCGGCCGAGTTCGATACCCGGGTGCCGCACTGGTTCGGGTCCGCCGACGGTCGTGCGGTGGAGTTCCTCAGCCTGTTCGGCACCCAGGGGGAACGGGCGCACCTGCGTGCGGGCCCGCGGAAGAAGAAGGCCTAG
- a CDS encoding LacI family DNA-binding transcriptional regulator — protein sequence MDITAAGTGAVPGRSRRVRQSDVAAHAGVSAKTVSNVLHDHPYVSASTRAKVEASLVALGYRVNLSARALASDRTGFIALAIPGLDNPYYSELAGHVMDAAAQHDWIVLIEQTRSSAELETAVVRGGGAQLVDGVILQPDSTSQAELTDRFAHHNLVLIGEGGATASSDHVTTDAVAAAREVVEHLLAQGRTRIATLGIQPQDRANASELRYRGFCQALDAAGLSVRSDYLTPLARSRRPEAAAAVDGLLALPEPPDAILCFNDLVGSGALARLRERGINVPNDIAVAGFDDNEESRFTAPPLTSVSWDLEALAQRCVERLFARSRSGDAHLPPVRTVIGHRLVVRESTVATS from the coding sequence GTGGACATCACGGCAGCCGGGACGGGGGCAGTACCCGGTCGAAGTCGCCGCGTACGGCAGTCCGACGTGGCCGCGCATGCTGGCGTCTCGGCCAAGACGGTGTCCAACGTCCTCCATGATCATCCCTACGTGAGCGCGAGCACGCGCGCCAAGGTCGAGGCCTCGCTCGTCGCGCTGGGTTACCGCGTCAACCTCTCCGCTCGCGCCCTCGCCAGCGACCGGACTGGGTTCATTGCGCTCGCGATCCCAGGACTCGACAATCCGTATTACTCCGAACTCGCAGGCCACGTCATGGACGCCGCAGCTCAGCACGACTGGATCGTTCTGATCGAGCAGACACGATCGTCGGCCGAGCTCGAGACGGCGGTCGTCCGGGGCGGGGGAGCACAGTTGGTCGATGGGGTCATCCTGCAGCCCGATTCGACCAGCCAGGCCGAGCTGACCGACCGGTTCGCTCACCACAACCTGGTGCTGATCGGCGAGGGCGGTGCCACCGCGTCCTCGGACCATGTCACCACCGACGCTGTCGCCGCCGCACGTGAGGTGGTCGAGCACCTCCTCGCTCAGGGACGCACCCGGATCGCGACGCTCGGTATCCAACCCCAGGACCGCGCCAACGCGTCCGAGTTGCGCTATCGCGGGTTCTGCCAGGCGCTCGACGCGGCGGGACTGTCGGTCCGGTCTGACTACCTCACACCTCTGGCCCGGAGCCGTCGGCCCGAGGCGGCCGCCGCCGTCGACGGGTTGCTCGCGCTCCCGGAGCCACCCGATGCGATCCTCTGCTTCAACGACCTCGTCGGTAGCGGTGCGCTAGCCCGGCTGCGCGAGCGAGGGATCAATGTGCCGAACGACATCGCCGTCGCGGGCTTCGACGACAACGAGGAGTCACGCTTTACTGCTCCGCCATTGACGAGCGTGTCCTGGGACCTCGAAGCACTCGCCCAGCGATGCGTGGAGCGGCTGTTCGCTCGGTCCCGCTCGGGTGACGCCCACCTACCACCGGTGCGGACCGTGATCGGGCACCGACTGGTAGTGCGAGAAAGCACAGTGGCCACGAGCTGA
- a CDS encoding helix-turn-helix domain-containing protein, with protein MTDGLPREVIAASIHRERLRCGYSLTELARLAKVAKSTLSQLEAGAGNPSLETMWALATALGVPLSQLIAPPRASVDVIRAGSGPSVQATDADYLATLLAACPPGARRDLFRITAEPGQPHLAAAHAAGTIEHVYIAAGRVRLGPVGAEEVLEAGDFITYTGTEPHTFEALDGPAHALLVSEQR; from the coding sequence GTGACTGATGGACTCCCCCGCGAGGTAATCGCCGCCAGCATTCACCGCGAGCGCCTGCGTTGCGGGTACAGCCTCACCGAGCTGGCCCGCTTGGCGAAGGTGGCAAAGTCGACCCTGTCCCAGCTCGAAGCCGGCGCCGGAAACCCCAGCCTGGAAACCATGTGGGCGTTGGCCACGGCGCTAGGCGTACCACTCTCCCAACTCATCGCACCGCCTCGCGCGTCCGTGGACGTGATTCGGGCAGGCTCAGGACCCTCCGTCCAGGCCACCGACGCCGACTACCTGGCCACTCTGCTGGCGGCATGCCCGCCCGGCGCGCGCCGGGACCTGTTCCGCATCACCGCGGAGCCAGGGCAGCCGCACCTGGCCGCCGCACACGCCGCCGGCACGATCGAGCACGTTTACATTGCGGCCGGGCGGGTTCGGCTGGGCCCGGTCGGTGCCGAGGAAGTCCTCGAGGCTGGGGACTTCATCACCTACACCGGGACCGAGCCGCATACTTTCGAAGCGCTCGACGGCCCGGCACATGCACTCCTGGTCAGCGAGCAGCGCTAG
- a CDS encoding AzlD domain-containing protein produces MPELCTVLLAGLGLALGTFAIRASGGAAGGLLESRPRVQQLMEDGAVLVLASVMATTALTDGVAFAGYARPAGVALAGVLAWRGVPLPVVLMVAAAGTAGLRALGAA; encoded by the coding sequence ATGCCTGAGTTGTGCACCGTCCTGCTGGCCGGGCTCGGCCTGGCGCTGGGCACCTTTGCCATCCGCGCCTCCGGCGGCGCGGCCGGCGGGCTGCTCGAGTCCCGGCCCCGGGTGCAGCAGTTGATGGAGGACGGTGCGGTGCTCGTGCTCGCCTCCGTCATGGCCACCACCGCCCTCACCGACGGCGTCGCTTTCGCCGGCTACGCCCGCCCGGCCGGCGTGGCGCTGGCTGGCGTGCTGGCCTGGCGCGGGGTGCCATTGCCGGTGGTGCTGATGGTGGCTGCCGCCGGCACGGCAGGGCTACGAGCGCTGGGGGCGGCCTGA
- a CDS encoding MFS transporter, with product MSSRADRLFNRDLVLLLAATFGALANYALMLPVAPLWASDGGAGAGHVGTITGAMMAATVLTQLGMGWIFRVLTLRRMVIVGSLLLGVATPAYALSPAIAPMVGISAVRGVGFALVVVAGAALAAELAPAGRLATATGVYGVAAGLPNVVALPAGVWLAQTWGFVPMFLTASALALLAVPLAAAISAARTRGGVRSEGSGHLPMRTWARFLAPTAVFAATALALGGATTFVPLAVPDPGTATISLFALSALMVLGRLLAGRIGDHVAAGRLLLPAAVISALGMGGVAVTTGSDSGVLTVMAAATFGLGFGAVQNDSLVTVMQRAGRKGLGTASTVWNIAYDGGVGVGAVLLGVVVAASNYTWGFAVLALAIVALAPVAFRLQRAAATAPGPPTGAIDSDL from the coding sequence GTGAGTTCACGCGCCGACCGCCTGTTCAACCGCGACCTGGTGCTGCTCCTGGCCGCCACCTTCGGGGCACTGGCGAACTATGCGCTGATGCTTCCAGTGGCTCCGCTGTGGGCGTCCGACGGCGGTGCAGGTGCGGGGCACGTGGGCACGATCACCGGAGCGATGATGGCCGCCACGGTGCTCACCCAGCTGGGGATGGGGTGGATCTTCCGGGTGCTCACGCTGCGCCGGATGGTGATCGTGGGTTCGCTGCTGTTGGGGGTGGCGACGCCCGCCTACGCGCTCTCGCCGGCGATCGCGCCGATGGTCGGCATCTCTGCTGTGCGTGGCGTGGGGTTCGCACTCGTGGTGGTGGCGGGCGCGGCGCTCGCGGCCGAACTCGCGCCGGCCGGGCGCCTCGCCACGGCCACCGGCGTCTATGGGGTGGCGGCCGGGTTGCCGAATGTGGTCGCACTGCCTGCTGGGGTGTGGCTGGCGCAAACCTGGGGATTCGTGCCGATGTTCCTGACCGCGAGCGCCCTGGCTCTGCTGGCGGTGCCGTTGGCGGCAGCGATCAGTGCAGCGCGCACCCGCGGCGGCGTTCGCTCGGAAGGTTCTGGGCATCTGCCGATGCGCACCTGGGCGCGGTTCCTGGCGCCGACGGCAGTGTTCGCCGCCACGGCGCTCGCCCTCGGTGGAGCCACCACGTTCGTACCGCTGGCTGTACCGGACCCGGGAACCGCCACGATCTCGTTGTTCGCACTCTCGGCACTGATGGTGCTCGGGCGGTTGCTGGCCGGGCGGATTGGTGACCATGTGGCCGCCGGGCGGTTGCTGCTTCCCGCTGCCGTGATCAGCGCCCTCGGCATGGGCGGGGTCGCCGTGACGACGGGAAGTGATTCCGGGGTGCTGACGGTCATGGCGGCAGCGACCTTCGGCCTCGGTTTCGGGGCCGTCCAGAACGACTCACTGGTGACCGTGATGCAGCGCGCGGGGAGGAAGGGTCTCGGCACTGCGAGCACCGTGTGGAACATCGCCTACGACGGTGGCGTGGGCGTGGGTGCCGTGCTGCTCGGTGTGGTGGTCGCGGCCTCGAACTACACCTGGGGCTTCGCGGTGCTGGCGCTGGCGATCGTGGCACTCGCGCCGGTTGCGTTCCGGCTCCAGCGGGCCGCAGCTACTGCACCCGGCCCACCTACTGGCGCAATCGACAGCGACCTCTGA
- a CDS encoding PPOX class F420-dependent oxidoreductase, whose protein sequence is MPRRDRHRADEYFALKTFRRDGSSVSTPIWLAPAGDRLYGYTPSRSWKVRRIMRNPRVEVAPSTFNGAPQGPWHSGEARVLADAELRVAKRAMTAKYGNRFRLFTIVTLLGRPRRRGGRAVGLEIAVHSERLPPDT, encoded by the coding sequence ATGCCCCGTCGCGACCGCCATCGAGCTGATGAGTACTTTGCGTTGAAGACGTTCCGTCGGGATGGGTCGTCGGTGTCAACGCCGATCTGGTTGGCCCCTGCGGGGGATCGGCTGTACGGGTACACGCCGAGTCGTTCCTGGAAGGTGCGTCGGATCATGCGGAATCCGAGGGTCGAGGTAGCACCGTCGACGTTCAATGGTGCGCCGCAGGGCCCGTGGCACAGCGGCGAGGCCCGGGTGCTTGCCGACGCAGAGCTCCGAGTGGCGAAGCGAGCGATGACTGCCAAGTACGGCAACCGATTCCGACTGTTCACGATCGTGACTCTGTTGGGTCGCCCGCGTAGGCGCGGTGGCCGCGCGGTCGGTCTCGAAATTGCTGTGCACTCGGAGCGGTTGCCGCCCGATACGTAG
- a CDS encoding NAD(P)/FAD-dependent oxidoreductase — MTELKDSYDVVVIGGGAAGLNGALMLARSRRSVAVIDAGQPRNAPADAVHGLFAREGTPPAELIARGQEEVRSYGGEMFSGEVSDVVGSVDDFEVRLSDGRTTRARRILVTAGVVDKLPPVPGLAEQWGHGVVHCPYCHGWEVRDRAIGVLATSPMTAHQALLFRQLSDDVVVFSHQAALDEEELEKLAALRIRVIEGKVTAVEQSAGAITGVRLADGTVVAREAIAVATQMVARAGFLSGLGLTPTEHPSGMGVHIPAEAITGKTAVPGVWAAGNVTDMAAQVGPAAAAGGQAGAVINADLVMSDAARALAEYRDVFSPASEARVGRIIAGDRSL, encoded by the coding sequence ATGACCGAACTGAAGGACTCATACGACGTAGTGGTGATCGGTGGCGGCGCCGCCGGGCTGAACGGCGCACTGATGCTGGCCCGCTCCCGCCGGAGCGTGGCCGTCATCGATGCCGGCCAGCCCCGCAACGCACCGGCCGATGCCGTGCACGGGCTGTTCGCCCGCGAAGGCACTCCCCCGGCAGAACTGATTGCCCGGGGCCAGGAGGAGGTGCGCAGCTACGGAGGCGAGATGTTCTCCGGGGAGGTGAGCGACGTCGTCGGGAGTGTGGACGACTTCGAGGTGCGCCTCTCCGATGGACGCACTACCCGTGCCCGGCGAATCCTCGTCACGGCCGGAGTGGTGGACAAGCTGCCACCCGTACCCGGACTGGCCGAGCAGTGGGGCCACGGCGTCGTGCACTGCCCGTACTGCCACGGCTGGGAAGTCCGCGACCGGGCGATCGGGGTGCTGGCCACTAGTCCGATGACAGCTCACCAAGCATTGCTGTTCCGCCAGCTCTCCGACGACGTCGTGGTGTTCAGCCATCAGGCGGCCCTGGACGAGGAGGAGCTGGAGAAGCTGGCCGCGCTCCGCATCCGGGTGATCGAGGGGAAGGTGACGGCGGTCGAGCAGTCCGCGGGAGCCATCACCGGGGTGCGCCTGGCCGACGGAACGGTCGTGGCCAGGGAGGCGATCGCCGTCGCGACCCAGATGGTGGCACGGGCCGGCTTCCTCTCCGGACTGGGCCTGACCCCCACCGAACATCCGAGCGGGATGGGCGTACACATCCCGGCCGAGGCCATCACCGGGAAGACGGCGGTGCCGGGTGTGTGGGCTGCGGGGAACGTGACCGACATGGCCGCCCAGGTCGGGCCGGCTGCGGCGGCGGGCGGTCAGGCGGGTGCCGTGATCAACGCCGACCTGGTGATGAGCGACGCAGCCCGCGCTCTGGCCGAGTACCGGGATGTGTTCTCGCCCGCGTCGGAGGCACGGGTGGGGCGGATCATCGCCGGGGACCGCAGCCTCTGA
- a CDS encoding AzlC family ABC transporter permease has protein sequence MIEVVESAFRDPLVRGALSMGLAVALIGIAYGALTVDGGLPVWLAPLLGVLVLAGASEMLFVGLAAGGTSPWLAMVAALLVNTRHLPYGMAVRRLLGTGFWRVVRTHVMNDESVAYGLAQRDPERARRAYTIAGLSVLVGWPVGALAGGLLGQVIDQSAWGLDAVFPAVILALLLPALRESRLRVPVLAAVVVSVAAAAWAPTGLAPVLGLVALPLLLLRRWRDA, from the coding sequence GTGATCGAGGTGGTCGAATCAGCGTTCCGGGACCCCCTCGTCCGGGGAGCTCTGTCGATGGGGCTTGCCGTCGCCTTGATCGGGATCGCCTACGGAGCACTGACCGTCGACGGCGGTCTGCCGGTCTGGCTCGCCCCGCTGCTGGGGGTGCTCGTGCTCGCGGGTGCCTCGGAGATGCTGTTCGTCGGGCTCGCCGCGGGAGGAACCAGCCCGTGGTTGGCGATGGTGGCCGCGTTGCTGGTGAACACCCGGCACCTGCCCTACGGGATGGCCGTGCGACGGCTACTCGGCACTGGTTTCTGGCGGGTGGTGCGCACGCACGTGATGAACGATGAGTCCGTGGCCTACGGGCTCGCCCAACGTGACCCCGAGCGGGCCCGCCGGGCCTACACGATCGCCGGGCTCTCTGTGCTGGTCGGGTGGCCGGTGGGCGCGCTCGCCGGTGGGTTGCTCGGTCAGGTGATCGACCAGAGCGCCTGGGGGCTGGACGCCGTGTTCCCGGCGGTGATCCTCGCGCTGCTGCTTCCGGCGCTGCGCGAGTCCCGGCTGCGGGTGCCAGTGCTGGCAGCCGTGGTGGTCTCGGTGGCTGCCGCCGCGTGGGCGCCCACCGGTCTCGCACCGGTGCTGGGGTTGGTGGCGCTGCCGCTGTTGCTGCTTCGGAGGTGGCGTGATGCCTGA
- a CDS encoding gluconokinase, translating to MAHTPRHIVVMGVSGNGKSTIGAALADRLGAVFLEGDEFHPQANVAKMSAGIPLTDDDRWPWLDILAAEIARRDEAGERTVLACSALRRAYRDRLRARVPDLFFIHPSADYDTIHARMQAREHFMPPALLRSQFDTLEPLGADEAGDVVDATAPPSMVIAEAIAAVE from the coding sequence ATGGCACACACTCCCCGGCACATCGTCGTGATGGGCGTCTCCGGCAATGGCAAGAGCACGATCGGTGCGGCGCTCGCGGACCGGCTCGGCGCCGTCTTCCTGGAGGGGGACGAGTTCCACCCACAGGCGAACGTCGCCAAGATGAGCGCTGGCATACCGCTCACCGACGACGACCGGTGGCCCTGGCTGGACATCCTCGCCGCCGAGATCGCCCGCCGGGACGAGGCCGGCGAGCGGACCGTGCTTGCCTGCTCCGCGTTGCGGCGGGCCTACCGGGACCGCCTCCGCGCCCGGGTACCGGACCTGTTCTTCATCCACCCGAGCGCCGACTACGACACCATTCATGCCCGGATGCAGGCCCGGGAGCATTTCATGCCTCCGGCTCTGCTGCGGTCCCAGTTCGACACTCTCGAGCCGCTCGGTGCGGATGAGGCCGGGGACGTGGTGGATGCGACCGCACCGCCGAGCATGGTGATCGCCGAAGCCATCGCCGCCGTCGAGTAA
- a CDS encoding gamma-glutamyltransferase family protein, producing MVASTHWLASASGMAVLEAGGNAFDAAVASGLVLHVVEPHLNGLGGDMPVLCHEGATSRTFTVCGQGVAPSSATAQAYMDTGIEEIPGIGLLAATVPGTFGAWMLMLERYGTMRLREVAHYAIGYARDGYPFLPQAAGAVAGLEQVFREHWPTSAEIYLPGGRLPAARQRFTNPQLADTLERLVAEGEAAGTTREQHIEGARQAFYSGFVAEQIDAFTATEQYDGVASGAHRGFLTGTDLNAWRATEERPLLADFAGVQVAKTDTWGQGPVLLQQLAMLEQFDLTAMAPAELVHTAVEVAKLAFADREAWYGDPEYSDVPIDDLLSAAYAAERARLVGSEASGELRPGSPGGRAPRLPSRVVAAMADGGAWPDGLATPGQGEPTVARGDTCHLDVADRWGNVVAATPSGGWLQSSPTIPGLGFALGTRAQMFWLEQGLPSSLAPGARPRTTLSPGLLVGEDRVLAFGTPGGDQQDQWTVPFLINHLIRGMDLQAAIDAPSWHSTHWPSSFAPRVAQPRGMRAESRLGEDVLADLRRRGHEVEDAGAWSLGRISASGIRPDGMLHAAANPRGMQGYAVGR from the coding sequence ATGGTCGCTTCCACCCATTGGCTCGCCTCGGCCAGCGGCATGGCCGTGCTGGAGGCCGGCGGGAATGCCTTCGACGCCGCCGTCGCCTCCGGCCTGGTGCTGCACGTGGTTGAACCGCACCTGAACGGTCTGGGCGGTGACATGCCGGTGCTCTGTCACGAGGGGGCCACCTCGCGAACCTTCACGGTCTGCGGCCAGGGTGTGGCGCCGTCGTCGGCTACTGCGCAGGCCTACATGGACACCGGCATCGAGGAGATCCCTGGCATTGGGCTGCTCGCAGCCACGGTGCCCGGAACGTTCGGTGCGTGGATGCTGATGCTCGAGCGGTACGGAACGATGCGGCTGCGCGAGGTGGCCCACTATGCGATCGGCTACGCCCGCGACGGCTACCCGTTCCTGCCGCAGGCCGCCGGCGCGGTCGCCGGCCTGGAGCAGGTGTTCCGCGAACACTGGCCGACCTCGGCTGAGATCTACCTGCCCGGTGGGCGGCTCCCCGCAGCGCGGCAACGGTTCACCAACCCCCAGCTCGCGGACACCCTGGAGCGCCTCGTGGCCGAGGGTGAGGCGGCCGGCACCACCCGGGAACAGCACATCGAGGGTGCGCGGCAGGCCTTCTACTCCGGCTTCGTGGCCGAGCAGATCGATGCGTTCACCGCGACCGAGCAGTATGACGGCGTCGCCTCCGGCGCACATCGAGGTTTCCTCACCGGCACTGACCTGAACGCCTGGAGGGCCACCGAGGAGCGTCCGCTCCTCGCTGACTTCGCCGGGGTGCAGGTGGCCAAGACCGACACCTGGGGGCAGGGGCCGGTGCTGCTGCAACAGCTGGCGATGCTCGAGCAGTTCGACCTCACGGCGATGGCGCCGGCCGAGCTCGTGCACACCGCCGTCGAGGTAGCCAAGCTCGCCTTCGCCGACCGGGAGGCCTGGTACGGCGACCCCGAGTACAGCGACGTCCCGATCGACGATCTCCTCAGCGCGGCCTACGCTGCCGAGCGGGCGCGTCTGGTGGGGTCCGAGGCGAGCGGGGAGCTGCGCCCGGGGAGTCCGGGTGGCCGAGCCCCGCGCCTGCCGTCGCGTGTGGTCGCCGCGATGGCCGACGGCGGAGCCTGGCCGGACGGGTTGGCCACCCCTGGTCAGGGGGAGCCCACCGTCGCCCGCGGCGACACCTGCCACCTCGACGTGGCCGACCGATGGGGGAACGTCGTGGCCGCGACTCCCTCCGGCGGCTGGTTGCAGTCCTCCCCGACCATCCCAGGCCTCGGGTTCGCGCTCGGCACCCGCGCGCAGATGTTCTGGCTCGAGCAGGGACTACCCTCTTCGCTCGCACCCGGAGCCCGGCCGCGCACCACGCTCAGCCCCGGGCTATTGGTGGGCGAGGATCGGGTGCTGGCGTTCGGCACCCCCGGCGGCGACCAGCAGGACCAGTGGACCGTGCCGTTCCTGATCAACCACCTGATTCGAGGAATGGACCTGCAGGCGGCGATCGATGCACCGTCCTGGCACTCCACCCATTGGCCGAGCTCGTTCGCCCCACGGGTGGCTCAGCCGCGGGGGATGCGGGCCGAGTCTCGGCTCGGGGAAGACGTACTCGCCGACCTGCGCCGCCGCGGCCATGAGGTGGAGGACGCAGGTGCCTGGTCGCTGGGGCGGATCAGCGCTTCGGGGATTCGCCCGGACGGGATGCTGCACGCCGCGGCGAATCCGCGCGGGATGCAGGGCTACGCCGTCGGGCGCTGA
- a CDS encoding family 43 glycosylhydrolase: MTQSSTAAPDATRATPPAAELLGEPWAVGRADGTPFSKDPSVVRLGERYLMYFTLPPEQPGARRGWHVGIAESPDLRSWTLVGRLHPAGGHESRGLAAPGAIVLDGVVHLFYQSYGNGPRDAICHAWSADGVSFTRNDSNPVFRPTGAWNCGRAIDADVMVDGARLLLAYATRDPQMGVQMVGVAEAALDSGFGADAWRDLSVDAPALAPELPWELECIEAPALVRRGNRLVMFYAGGYNNEPQQIGYAVSEDGVHWTRGASEPFLPNGRPGTWNSSESGHPGVFTDADGRTYLFFQGNDSGGRTNYLAATEILWDEDRPRLGPPE, encoded by the coding sequence ATGACGCAGTCATCCACAGCGGCGCCGGACGCGACGCGAGCCACACCGCCAGCGGCCGAACTGTTGGGCGAGCCTTGGGCTGTCGGCCGTGCCGATGGGACACCGTTCTCGAAGGACCCATCGGTGGTGCGGCTGGGTGAGCGTTATCTGATGTACTTCACGCTGCCTCCGGAGCAGCCCGGCGCCCGTCGGGGCTGGCACGTCGGCATCGCCGAGAGCCCAGATCTGCGGTCCTGGACGCTGGTCGGGCGTCTTCACCCGGCAGGGGGCCATGAGTCTCGCGGCCTAGCGGCGCCAGGCGCGATCGTGCTTGACGGAGTGGTGCACCTCTTCTACCAGAGCTATGGAAATGGGCCGCGAGACGCGATCTGCCACGCGTGGTCCGCCGACGGCGTGTCCTTCACCCGAAATGATTCGAACCCGGTCTTTCGCCCGACCGGTGCATGGAACTGTGGCCGTGCGATCGATGCCGACGTCATGGTCGATGGTGCTCGGCTGCTGCTGGCATACGCGACGCGCGATCCGCAGATGGGTGTGCAGATGGTGGGCGTGGCCGAGGCGGCGCTGGACAGCGGATTCGGTGCCGACGCCTGGCGTGACCTCAGTGTGGACGCCCCGGCTCTGGCTCCTGAACTGCCCTGGGAGCTGGAGTGCATCGAGGCGCCGGCGTTGGTCCGGCGTGGGAACCGCCTCGTCATGTTCTATGCAGGGGGGTACAACAATGAACCGCAGCAGATCGGCTATGCCGTGAGCGAGGATGGCGTGCACTGGACGCGAGGCGCCTCCGAGCCGTTCCTCCCGAACGGTAGGCCGGGCACGTGGAACTCCTCTGAGAGTGGTCATCCGGGTGTGTTCACCGATGCCGACGGACGGACCTACTTGTTCTTCCAGGGCAACGACTCCGGCGGTCGGACCAACTACTTGGCGGCCACCGAGATCCTTTGGGACGAGGACCGCCCGCGGCTTGGTCCACCAGAGTGA